In the genome of Paralichthys olivaceus isolate ysfri-2021 chromosome 10, ASM2471397v2, whole genome shotgun sequence, the window CAAACAAGCTGAACTCCCTACCTTCTTACACATGCTGATCTGCATAATGGCATAGCTGATTAGTGCTTCACGCAAATCTTTGTCCTTCTGCTCCTTAAACAGTTCGATGTCTGCCCAGGCTGTTTGCAAAAAGTCTCTGAGGGTACAGGGAAAGAAACATGCCATCATGGCTTAGTCTGTGTGAAGCAGGAAGAACTTAAATATTACAAACTGAGGGACCATAAAGCAGATTATATAAGTACATACAgaaaaaagagagtgaaagGGACAGACGTAGGAGACACACAGTGGGGGATGTTTCGACAAGTGCAGAGGACTGACTAAATGCTTTTGCACTTACCGACACTCTTTGTTCTTCTCCAATAcggcctcctccccctcctgtaTACTCTGCTCCAGGGCTGCCAGCCtactctccctctgctcctgaGTGTCCTGGCCAAATAGTTTACTGGTCATCCCTTTCAGAGAAAAGATTCGTActgtctacacacacagacaaaaagataAACACACATTAGAATTCAGCATCATTTATACTTATACATCCATATGCACTTTCATCAAATTGCatggcaaaaatattttttacacaaaaataattcTGTTGGTTAAAATATGGGGCTAATGCcgacatggtgtgtgtgtgtgtgtgtgtgtgtgtgtgtgtgtgtgtgtgtgtgtgtgtgtgtgtgtgtgtgtgtgtgtgtgtgtgtgtgtgacctgcgTGTTTACCCAGGATGTATAGTAGGACCTGAGGTTTACtaaaccagtgtgtgtttgtgtgttacccCATTGGTCAGCTCTTCTTTCTGCTGTTTCTTATTGGCGAGGTCCTGAATTGCCATCTCCAACTCATACTGGATCATGTCCTGTTTCCTACACACTgacctgaaagacaaacaaacattaggGTAGAAGAAATGTAGAAATTATGCTTCCACTGCCACAAAAAAAGTATATGTGAAACAAAGCCAATTTAATCCAGTCAAGGATATGGATAGCTTCAAAATTCAAAAAGGAAACTCCTGCCAGACATAAACGGTGACCAGAGACCTTAACCACTAAGAAATAACCCTCCACTCTAGCACGTCTAGCATTGTTAGCATAGCTGCGCTGTGAGACATAGCTGAGGTGTTTCTGGTTTAATAACACTGTGTTGGGCAGgtgacagatgacacagataaATACCCCTGACTACTGAAGTCACTTCACCTGGGGTGAATGCTGACCTTTACCTTTTCACACTTAAGTCAAAAGCCAGATGTTCGGAGGTCTTGATGTTTTTTGGTCTAGTGTGAAAGGAGCCAAAGCGTGCTGACCTCAAAAGGCCAAGAATCAACTAGCAACACTGTGGATCTGTCAACCTTAATAACAGCATTAGCTAAattcatgcactgaactctttctccagagtttttgaCACGACTTTGTGTTTCCCTCTTTAACACACTCACTTACCTGACAGCATCAGTGTAGAAGAGGTATTCTTTCAGTTGGTCTGCATagtgctcttcttcctccagaaTGTCATCTATTGATGTAGCAAATCTGTGCACATGCAAAGTCACATTCAATGGTgaacaaatgcagaaaaaagactttgtgtgtgggtgcatgaATGTGTCTGAATTAGGACTTGTTTAGTTGAAAGATCTTACTAAGTGTAAGCATGTGGGAGCATACACTGGTTGAATTGTCCACTACTAAGTCTACTACTTACGTGTCCATGTGGTGACCAGCACTCTGTAGTCCGTCTCCCATCTCTTTCTCAATGGCACTCCACTCACTGGAGACACAACAAATTCAGAACTTTTCTTTTGACTGATCTCTTTTCAGTCTACACAGCATCATCTTTCTTTAAAGTAATCAAAAGAACTAAATAGTATTTTTTGTGCTATCATTTCCTCAATGTATACAGGAAGTGAGTGGAGCAAAAGTAGGTGGATGCAGAATACGCACGCTTTATGTTGTTAAAATGTAGCATCTCTTAGGTTAGAACTGTGATTTTATTCATGTAGGAAGATACAGTAACAACAGAACAGGTGGTTCTCACCTAAAGACTCTGCCATAGTTACCGTGGACCTTGTAGACTCCGTACTGCCTGTCTGCTACTCTCTAGAATGAAGACAACAGAATCAAGTTATGTGCATTGTTATATACTTAAAAATAGCCAATAATTAACACACCTTAGTGgctatatttgtttttaacagaGACTCAATTTACTCTCCCTTAATAGGAAAGCTTCACACTACACATCTTGCAGCCTGACAGCTTTGGACTCACTGTGGACAGCTCATGTTACATGATCAGCCAATATGCAAAAACAATGCAAACCACTAGCCAAATCTAAGGGAACAGTTAAATataggtgtgtgagtgtgttgtgttgtgtacatGTCAATACTCACCGCCCGCACCCTGAGTAACTGAGAGATGACAGTATTCAGGTCATCGCTGTAGTGTTTCAGTGCTGTGAATTGCCTGGAGAAGACAACACATGGGTCGTAACTCAAACAGTGTTTAAGGGCCTCAAGGCCTTTTCACTTTCCTACTGTTTTACACCTACTTGTCTGGGTTCTTGACCCTAAACATGGCACTCAGAGACTTTAGTCTGGAATCAGCCTGATGGAGAATAGAACATCACATTCAAGTTATGTTAGGGggaattattttacattcagcaCACAGGAGAATCTATGAAAAAAAGTGTGTGGACATCATAATTCCCAGTCAAGCAATTTAGCAAGAATAACTAAATGGacgtttaaaaaacaagatataaTTCATTAAAGCAATGGCAGCGATAAAACACTATGACCACTTTACCTTGTCTTGGAAACCCGTCTCCAAAACTGCATCCTTccatctcctctcctgtggacaaatgattgacagatgatCAACAACTAACAGGCGGGATTATCAGCAATACTGTGTACACAGGCGGCCCACCAGCTGACAACTGCACCGCTACAAAGAGAGCTGCACCGGTATGAGCATGTTGCTAGAGGCTACAGGGAGACCCTGAGATACAAATCCAGTTTGAGGGTGTTAAAACATGTGAGAGTTAACATATTTCACCAGTCTATAGATGAATAACAAATAAGAATGATGCATGCGATAGCTCTGTGGCAAATATCACAAGGTTTATTTTCCATGAGATCACTGTGTGGGTGCAGATTTCATTGGAAAGGGCTTCAGCGCAAGAAAAACTTCAgccttcatttctctctcaagACACTGTGATATGCATTTTTAAGCTGGTTTCGTATTTGTCAGTATCAAGGATCTCTCCTACCATTATAAGACTTAGTGCACCCCCTAATTATGTCTGCGCAGCACCTATGCCAAATGAGCGAATGGAAATATGGAGGTTTCTACCACTGTGGGGAGACAGGATACCACGTTGGCCCTCATTTACGTCATTTTTGTGgaggtttaaaaacaaaactggaggTAGACTTATATTATAATACTAGACAATTATGTATTCACCAGTGCACCAGTGTTAGTGATGTTTAAAGAGTGTTGTATTATTGGTTATTTGTAGCCAAATGTTGCTAGGGATCAGACGCCGGATATTCTCCTGTAAGTGAGAATTCAACTGTCCAAATCATTTGCTCCAGatattttctggaacttttcctgcctcctgcatgctcttcCCTGTCGGACTCAACTGTCCTGACATTTTCCGCAGTTCACGTGTAAAATGGTTTAGGTAAGTGCTTAGTGAGTAAATCAGCCTTAAAAGATTTGGTTTGTCCACTTTCACCCTGCTGGAATCTCTGAGGACTGATGTACCTTGTTGGAGAGGAAACAAATCCATGACAGGTGAAAACTATTTCTGAAAATCTGTCGGGCAACAGCCAATTCTTGTGACAGCCAAGAATTGCGTCTGTCACAGATGATCAGCTCAAGTCTAAAAACTGTCAGAGAAATTGATAACGTGAGAgcaaagagagcgagagaagaacTGACTCGCTACACTAATTCTGTCAATTGACTCCTGGCCCCTGGTAAAGTGAGCTGTCTTCAGGTCCTGTCTGACGACCAAACATTTTGGTAAACAGCCAAACACGATGCCAGATAGTTATGGGGGGGATACGAAAACTGGAGTTACAATCCATGCACTTTTGTTTTCCAGTGTTATTTTGTTTGAACAGTTAGTAATAACTCAAGCTCTTTTCACACATTAacttcagaaaatgtctggaaaacttCTTTTCACACATAAAGAACACAGCACTAGTCTGGGTCAGACGCTTTCACAAAAACAGGATAATGTCTCGAACGTTCAGGTGCTGTCGCCTGGGCAGAGCATGCAGGAGTCAGGAGGTGTATAGATTTTGCAGCAGAAAGCAGTGCTTTTGTTTAAAGCGCATCAACACCAGTGTCGTCTCTTAAAGCCAAAAGCGACAGTATCTCATTGTCTCTCCATGTTGACATCTTCATAATCGTCTTCTACTTGTATGGCTCTTCTTTCATCCTGATTTGTGTTCTTCCAATTTTACGCCCGTTTTATGttaaaaatgtcaggaaaaagttctggaaaatatACAGAGCAACTGAcgctgacatttgcgttctcacatacagccactccagaaaatgtctccaatgcatgtctgaaaacagcttcagaggCCTAATAAAAAGTTTCAATTatagttgttttgctttttgcccgtgttg includes:
- the LOC109631204 gene encoding sorting nexin-4-like, which translates into the protein MMADSADSGSNEVAVIGNTDLTSSESENNFINTMVERGTALLRKMEINVTEAEKRTGKNTVNMQETYTVYLIETRPAETVPEGGTPAAPDTLWRRYSEFELLRNYLLVTYPYVIIPPLPEKRAEFVWHKLSADNLDPDFVERRRVGLENFLLRVASHPVLSDDEIFVCFLTEERRWKDAVLETGFQDKADSRLKSLSAMFRVKNPDKQFTALKHYSDDLNTVISQLLRVRARVADRQYGVYKVHGNYGRVFSEWSAIEKEMGDGLQSAGHHMDTFATSIDDILEEEEHYADQLKEYLFYTDAVRSVCRKQDMIQYELEMAIQDLANKKQQKEELTNGTVRIFSLKGMTSKLFGQDTQEQRESRLAALEQSIQEGEEAVLEKNKECRDFLQTAWADIELFKEQKDKDLREALISYAIMQISMCKKGIQVWSNAKECFNKM